TTTCTGTAACTGACGACCGTTGCTTTATTTTACAGATTCTCAACAAATCACCATGTCTCTTGCcgaagtaagtatattatgtacctataggaacaaaatattatctaattcaCTGCTATGCTATCGATCTCACTGAGAGAGATTTAATAATCTTACTTAACGTTAATTCAATGTAGattttgttaatataaaatccaaaaaaatatcttaaaactGTCATTAAATATAaggttaagtaatcattaattaattgactccctgtcaaaaacttgtcattttccatataaaccgcgattggcAATGAAGTGGTGGTGgtattgtttatcgtggttttatatggaaaatgacaagtttttgacagggagtcaatgaccgctagcgacaagttagcccgagtggagtatagctcTTATTGCCGCACgcagtggaacattaattacttcattataattaattcaaaattttgacataagccccatacttacattaatatacatatagtgtcaaactcttcattaaattgaacgttaatcataaatcataattaaatgtctctgagtacggcggttagtgcGGCCGCGCCGTAAGGATTCATCTTAGGTAAATAAGGTGGGATTTACTCGCGTTAAAACCTTTGAACAGGACAATAAGCCATTGTCCTTTGTGAAATCCCACTGTTTAAGGAAATAATAAACTTAATAGATAATAGGGTTGCGTGTTGCAATTGtagaaaacaataaataattattaaaataattaaagacgtgagtgaaaAAACCAGATAACTAAAGTAACATTATATAACTTTAGGAcaataattactaattttttcccttataatttaaacgAACCTTGTAACATAAAATACAtaccttttttttcttttcaaacaattttcccggccctaaagcttccatttatgcaaaaaaacggcaatttttagGGTTTTGTAGTCAACCagaaacccttatagtttcggactgtccgtctgtctgtccgcggttttgctcagagaccaTTATAGGACATACAAaactgtaatttggcatgaatacgcatattaatgatgccgacaaaatggtacatgacatctttgaaacatattttttttatggtaggtaCCTTCTtaccctacacatcaagcggggatgaattattTTTCGCGTGTACTCCATCGTGtgtggtgtcgttggataggtttttaaaaaatattattcggaGTAttaatagatcattttccgatttaggacccagaaaatatattacttgtttggggatccatttgtgaaatactTATTAAGTttcaaagtggaaaaaatcgttagagtccccccccttctaccagctaataTTTAGCTAAAtattagctggtagaaggggggacacatgaaacggttgcttctggaaatgggAAAAAATTAATGgcagtaggaaatatgctgaatttaaaaggaaaactatcacggctaagaagactttataagttactagctgttgcccgcgacttcgtccgcgtggactttagtttatagcgcgcggtgtcaacaaaatttgtgtcaaatttaaaaacttttaaaaacccACGAAAGTGCTCACcttgccgctgccattccggtgtagcgcggccctttattaatcaaaatacccaaaaacagatgtgcagtgtgcacgtcataatctatactaatattataaatgcgaaagtattcaATTTCCATCGAAGTTAATTTTTCTTTCATATCTTCGTATTGTTTAGAAATAAATTGCATCGACTTCTCAAGTTCATGGGTGGTACTTTGTATGTTGAAGTTTTGTTGCTTCAGCACCGCCATATCTGCGCTTAGTGTCTTAAGAGTTTGATCTTGGTCTTTTTTCCATTCTGTCAACATATCGAACAGTTCCTCCTTTAAAGACCTTTCTTTGCTCTGCTCATCTTCAGGGCCAGTACGTTTTTGCTTTTTTGGCCTTCTTCCGACGTAATCAAAGGAAGTAATAGGATCTAGGTTAGCTATGTCACTTTCCGAGCTAGTTTGTAAGACACTGTTACCCGACCCAGGGGGTGTTCTTTGTAGTTTAGCCATTGATGTAAAGTTGAGTGAGAAATAAGTTCACAGTTTCAGTGGTCGAACCGTCGTACTAAGCAGAACAACCGAGCAAGATATAGTTGTCTCACTATTTTGTCCTTCTCACACACTTGAACACTCTCTTGCATTTATGTGACCCTGGTACTTTAGCACTTTTAACTGGTAGAATTATTAgttaaaattgatttatttaaacGATTTAAAAATACACGGTGGGCACCTCTAATCACGATGGAAGTCCGGAGGGAAGggaattagtcttagcgtgataaaatatagcctatagccttcctcgaaaaatgggctatctaacactgaaagaatcatcaaaatccgttgcgtagttttaaatattaaagggaacaaagggacatgaggggaaaaaagcgacttttttaatatgtatagatatagataagccactttatttccgcagCCCCATGTACGTAATGGCCTCTGTGGACGATGCCGCCTAGGATgtggcctatacggcctatttataaatccggggctgcgCTGTCCTATACAACTCGAATTGATCCAGTATACCTAACTAACATATTTAACATTTCAGCAATTCAACCAAGTGGCCGAGTCGGTCAGGAAGTGGAAGACCAAGCCCGGAGACAGCGAGAACCTCGCTCTGTACTCCCTCTACAAGCAGGCCACCGTTGGAGACGTCAACATCAGTAcgtattttgttaaataagcAGGCCTTAGGCCAGATCGCCTGATGGAAAAAAGTTTTGTGCCTcgacaaaaaatgtttaaagaaagaaccctaaaaattaacacCCATTTTTTTTGGTTCAATAGTCTTtactaatgatacctaagccctggaaaaaaattggcaggaaggtttagttgcaccctgtatatagagttcactatgaaagtagcagtcctaaaaaggcaaaaaaaaattacaatttgtttGGGTTAGCGGCCCAGCGTCAGgggttttcccatacaaaagtgaaaaaagttattctttcagcgctgctgctttcacagcgaacttGATACAACTCAATACCTgcaggggacccatacacatcctaaagtattatcacttagttttgttacaccctgtatagaattGGTTTGTTATCTAAATGACGTCGATACGTTTGCTGGTTCTCCCCTTACGTCTAAACATAGACCCaagtatacaggttgtaacaaaaagtaagtgataatacttttgggtgtgtacgtgttccttgtagagggttcactgtgaaagtagcagcgctgaaagaccaaaatttttttacacctttgtatggggaaactcgtgacgctcgggcccttgcccatacaaaagtgaaaaaaaatgttcgtctttcagcgctgctactttaacagtgaactctctacaaataacacgtacacacccttaagtattatctcttatttttgttacatgcTTTATAAAAcacagaaaaaaaaagataaaaatgcaAATTGTGATAATCGCATCTGAAAGAAAACAATTAAATTGCTTTACGTGTAGCCACTGGCCGCTCGCGAATTGacaatacataatttattaatgacaatacataataatgtattttaacaatttatgaTTATAATTTGCACAATAGAATGGAAAGTTCTAAGTccaaattatttacataattcaAGCCTATTCGCacaatatacaggttgtaacaaaactaagtgataatactttaggttgtgtacgtgttcctcgtagagagttcactgtgtttTCACAgtttagcagcgctgaaagttttttttttcacttttgtatgggcaagcgccccagcgtcatgagtttccgcatacgaaagtgaaaaaaatggcctttcagcgctgctactttcacagtgaactctctacaaggaacacatacacaccctaaacagccctaaagtattatcactaagttttgttacaccttgtagagtATTTAACCTAATTTGTTTTTATCCAACTGCGCTAGAAATAATATCCTAAGagccgaccgtaaaatcctgcatgaatcgtttttttcgatcaaatatattttaaaataatctttagaacgtatagaatggattaatgttgggttgccttgttaaaagtagccgcaagtacctctaattaagtctaatgttcatgagatataattaataaaattaataaaaagtgacGAGGTCAAATATGACCTCGTCACTTTTTATTAATACctgcagagggcgttgatagtattcctgtgcgtcaactagatggcgttttatgagaataaaccgacgcgttgttagtattcctgggcgtcaatagatggcgtttttttaatattttttttgagtgtatagtataagtacttacagattttttgaacataagaaataacttcgttccattcgggtgtcccttgacacctctcaagtttcttactttttttttttaattatctcttTCACTCTTTCCAGGTGAGCCCAGCGACATGGTCGGCAAGGCCAAATACAACGCGTGGAAGGGCCGCAAAGGGATCTCACAGGACGACGCCAAGAAACAGTACATCGATCTCGCCCAGCAATGGCAGTCCAAATACGCATAATTATTTAATCTGTATACGTAATGCTTCGttcgaaatttaatttaatattatttaaaatatttttaaggcttcattaaattttataaaaaagtcttTCCTTTGTTTACTATACCTTAACACCTAACTAATAAAAGTATGTATAATATACACAGCGAATAGTTCTACACAATgtctgcttgtctttgtctggaATATTTTAAACTTCCCAAATCCCATGACAGATAAAGCCAGCTGATCGAATAGACGACAACTATTAAAGTTAGCGTTAGCAATTAGCATAGGTATACATTATAAACGCTGCATAAATAGTTTTCACTGAGTGCTGgcatcataaattataatatttagaaaaGTCTTAAAAGTCTTGCCCTCTGACTTCTGTAAtctgttatatattataagaaagTATAAAGAAAtaagcatagacttaatatatgaAATAAGTGATTGTACCATGATTTTACATAAAAACCATTTTCAGATTCTTCGCAGGATTTGCCGACAAGgcaatattttcaataatatagctcttatagtttcggagaaaagaggctgtgacatacggacggacagacagacagacattacgaatctataagggttccgttttttgccatttggctacggaaccctaaaaattaatacCCATTTTTTTTGGTTCAATAGTCTTtgctaatgatacctaagccctggaaaaaaattggcaggaaggtttagtTGCAACctgtatatagagttcactatgaaagtagcaggcctaaaaaggcaaaaaaaaattacaatttgtttGGGTTAGCGGCCCAGCGTCAGgggttttcccatacaaaagtgaaaaaagttattctttcagcgctgctgctttcacagcgaacttGATACAACTCAATACCTgcaggggacccatacacatcctaaagtattatcacttagttttgttacaccctgtatagaattGGTTTGTTATCTAAATGACGTCGATACGTTTGCTGGTTCTCCCCTTACGTCTTAACATAGACCCaagtatacaggttgtaacaaaaagtaagtgataatactttagggtgtgtacgtgttccttgtagagggttcactgtgaaagtagcagcgctgaaagaccaaaatttttttacacctttgtatggggaaactcgtgacgctcgggcccttgcccatacaaaagtgaaaaaaaaatgttcgtctttcagcgctgctactttaacagtgaactctctacaaataacacgtacacacccttaagtattatctcTTATTTTTGTACATGCTTTATAAAACAcagaaaaaaagataaaaatgcaAATTGTGATAATCCCATctgaataaagaaaataattaaattgctTTACGTGTGGCCACTGGCCGCTCGCGAATTGACAATACACAGCGAATAGTTCTACACAACgtctgcttgtctttgtctggaATATTTTAAACTTCCCAAATCCCATGACAGATAATAAGCCAGCTGATCGAATAGACGACAACTATTAAAGTTAGCGTTAGCAATAATTAGCATAGGTAGGTATACATTATAAACGCTGCATAAATAGTTTTCACTGAGTGCTGgcatcataaattataatatttagaaaaGTCTTAAAAGTCTTGCCCTCTGACTTCTGTAAtctgttatatattataagaaagTATAAAGAAAtaagcatagacttaatatatgaAA
This DNA window, taken from Aricia agestis chromosome 11, ilAriAges1.1, whole genome shotgun sequence, encodes the following:
- the LOC121731796 gene encoding acyl-CoA-binding protein isoform X2 produces the protein MSLAEQFNQVAESVRKWKTKPGDSENLALYSLYKQATVGDVNISEPSDMVGKAKYNAWKGRKGISQDDAKKQYIDLAQQWQSKYA